The Rufibacter sp. DG15C region ACTTGTATGGATAAAGGTAATCTACATAGGTCTTGAACTTGGCCAGGGCCAGCATTCTTAGCGGATAACTAAGATTCTCATGGGGTTTGCGCACATATTCCAGCTCGTGCGGCACGGTACCGCCATAAGGATTGTAACGCACATAGGTGTAATGGTGCTTACCACCGGTATAACGGCGCTCAAAGAGCTTCTCCAGGTGCTTCCTAATATCATTGTTCAGGTACTTGGATTTATGCCGCCAGCTATCCTCCACGTTCTTCAACAAAAACGCTCCTTTGGGATTGTCTTCCTGGGGCTTGATCTTCTCTCCTTCGGGCAGTCCAATGCTTTGCAACATAGCTTTGAAGACCGCGTTGGCCTGCTTCTCTGTTTTAGCCGAGTCTACCTTGGGCAGGTACAGAAAAAACAGGGAATCGGCTTTCAGGCGACCTTCCGCCGAGGCCGGATGGTAATACTTCACAAAGCCCCAGATGCGGTAAAAATTCAAATGCTTCTCTGTGTCTACTTCCAGACTATCCTGCGCCTGCGTTTTGTGAACACCAACTAAGCAGAAGCCCAGCAGTAATAGAAAAAGCACTCTTAAGGGTTTGAGGGAAAAACTTGCACTCATCTTGGTAGGGTACGCGTGTATCATGGGGATGGAAAAGGCCTAGGCGGTGAGCAGACGTAAATGCGTGTATAATTTGAACGGTCCAGTATTAATTCTAGCGTGCAGCTACCCGCCAATGTCTTAATATGATCACAAACCATTAGCCGAACTCTATATTACGCGCTTGTACGACAAATCTACCATTAAGTGCCATTGCTGGATTATTTTCTTTCTGATGAAAAATATTTCAACGCGAAATGCATCCGTTTTTGGCCTATTTTCTGGAAAATACGCTAAAAACGGGCACTGCTTTGTAACTAAGTTTAAAAGGAATTTGTAAGCGGCAGTGGCTTTAGCATTATATTTGCAGTAGTGTTTCCTGTTTAATAGGTCACTTATTCTTAACCCCTACTCATGACTCTTAGATCAATTACTCGTCTCACGTTCTTATTGGCCCTGATGGTGGCCTCTGTGGCGTGTTCAAGCAGCAGAAAAACAGGCAGCGTCACTTCCCGTTTTCCGGGTGGCGTAAAACGAGAAGGCTCTGAGCGTAGCTCGCGGTATCCAGACGGCTTCCCTATTCCACTGCCAGGCTCCTCAACATCATCTACCAAAGGCATGCCTCCGGGACAAGCCAAGAAAGTATACGGTGACAAGTCTGCCAAAGCGTATGCCCCTGGGCAGCAGAAGAAAAAACACAACGGACAAGGCAACGGAAAGAATAAAGGAAAAGGCAAGAAGGGCAAAAAGCACTAAGCTTACCTAATCTTCCATCTTAGAAGTACTAAAGCCCTTTGTTAGAATAGCCTGTTGCAGGTTTTGTCATAACAAAGGGCTTTTTATGTGATTGATATGTAGCGACTAATTTAAAATCTGGACGAAGGAATAGGCGCTTATCTATACTTTGTTTAGAAAGCTGGCTTTCAACACCATGCCGGTACGGTTCACGCGTCCTTCAATTTAGTCTGGGTCGTTTGTTCGTCTCCTGTTCTTTTCTTTGGTGCCTCTTTAAGGGTGAGCGTGGAGCATTTCGCTTTCAGGCCTTAGACATTTCTAAGTGCATACAAACAATTTGCGTTGCGTTTACTTGCCTAGCAATCCTGCTGGTCCCCATCAAGAAAATAGCCTCCGTTTTTGGCCTATTTCCTGGAAAGTAAGCCAAAAACGAAGACTATTCACCAATGCTCCCTACAACTTAGGCTTGCTTATTTTCCTTTAAGAGAGAAATTAATTGACGGGCGGCTTCTTCTGAGGAGGCTGGGTTTTGTCCCGTAATCAGGAGACCGTCTTTGACCACATGCACGGCCCAGTCTTCTTTCTTGGAGTACTTACCGCCTTTGTTCTTCAGCTCATCTTCCAACAGGTAAGGGACTACCTGGGTTAGGCCCACTGCTTCTTCTTCGGTGTTCGTGAAACCAGTGACGTTTTTGTCCTTCACCAGCGCTTGGCCAGAGGCATCTTTAGCATTGAGCAACACGGCCGGCGCATGGCACACGGCGGCTACCGGTTTGTTGCTATTCCAGAGGGTTTCTATGAGGTTAAGAGAAGCTTTATCACTGTGCAAATCCCATAACGGGCCGTGCCCGCCTGGATAGAAGACGGCATCAAACTGGTCTGCTTGTACATCTGACAGCTTGCTGGTATTGACCAGTAGTTGCTGTAGTTCTTTGTCCTGCTTAAAACGTTTAGTGGCTTCGGTTTGATTTTCAGGGGCGTCGCTTTTGGGGTCAATGGGAGGCTGTCCGCCTTTAGGCGAAGCCAAAGTAATATCTGCGCCTGCTTCTTTAAAAACGTAGTAGGGGGCTGCAAATTCTTCTATCCAAAACCCGGTTTTCTCGCCGGTGTTTCCTAACTCGCTGTGCGAGGTCAATACCATTGCTATTTTCATACTTTGCCTTTAAGGTTGATACTAGTTAATCGCAGACGCCGTCTGGGGTACAAGTGCCGCCGGTCACCTCGCCTAGAACGGTTGGAGGCTTTTCCTCTTCCCAAACCTTGTCCAATACTTCTTTGAACAACTCGGTAGGCTGGGCGCCAGAAACCGCATATTTGTTGTTGAACACGTAAAAAGGTACCCCGCGTACGCCCACTTGCTGTGCCCGAATGAAATCTTCCTGCACTTCTTGTAGGTAGGTCTGTTTGGTTAATGCTTCTTTGATTTCTGGGCCATCCAACCCTATTTCTTCGCCCAATCTAACTAGCGTGTCTATGTCACCAATATTTTGACCTTGGGTGTAATAGGCGGCAAACAGGCGCTCTTTCATTTGGTCCTGCTTTTGGTGGGTTTTGGCCAGGTGTAGCAACTGGTGCGCCAGCAGGGTATTGTTGATGACGGCGTTGTCAAAGTCATATGTTAGGCCCACCTCCTTGGCCATCTCGGCCATTTGGTCGTTCATGCGCTTGCCGTCTGCCGTGGTGCCGCCTTTGCGTTTGCCCAAGTATTCGTGCACGCTCATGCCGGGCACATGCTTCATTTCTGGGTCCAGCTGGAAGCTTCGCCAAACCACTTCTACTTTATCCTTCGGCCCGAATTGCTCCAGCGCCTTCTCAAATTTACGTTTGCCAATGTAACAGAAGGGACAAACCACATCTGACCATATTTCAACTTTCATATATCTAGATATTTGGGTTTTAGAAGTAAGAAAGGGCCAATTATCAGGCTAATTTCTAGATGCTACCGTTTCTTTTATACTAAGTTAGGTATAGAATGTTTGATAACAGGCACCCTCCCGTGCGGTAGCCCAGTATGCTTTTCTATACCATAAGCCTGTTTTCTGCATCAGTATTTATACTAAAACTCAATTTCTAGTTCATCTTTTCACTTGTGATTAGGCTCCATCTCTTAAAGCGCGCCAAGCTTACTTTAAAAATTGGTTTGAAACTTTACAGGATTAGATAAGTACAAATAGCAGCGGTTTCTGACCTATCATCGTCGGCTTGCCCGTTTTTGTCAAAGTTCATTTTGTTTCACTAAAGCCACCAGAGGAGAATACATATGTTAGCTATGAATTACCGGGGACCTCTCCGGGTCCGGATTGACGAGAAGCCTATGCCCGAAATCCTGCATCCGCAGGACGCCATTGTTCGGGTAACCCGCTCATGTATCTGTGGGTCAGATTTACACCTTTACACCGGCAACGTGCCAGATACCCGCGTAGGCATGACCTTTGGCCATGAGTTTACTGGTATCATAGAAGAAGTTGGGCCAGAGGTGACCAAAGTAAAAGTGGGTGACCACGTGTTGGTGCCCTTCAATATCTCCTGTGGTGAATGCGCTTTCTGTAAACAGGAACTGTACGGCAATTGCCATGAATCCAACTCCATGGCCACGGCGGTGGGCGCCATTTTTGGCTATTCGCATACGGCGGGTGGTTATGACGGCGGACAGGCAGAGTATGTGCGCGTACCCTACGCCAACGTAGGCCCAACCATCATCCCAGAGGGCATGGACCCAGATGATGCCGTTCTCCTAACAGACGTAGTGCCGACTGGTTATCAAGCCGCCGAGATGGCTGGTATTCAAAAAGGCGACACAGTGGTGGTATTTGGAGCGGGCCCCATTGGGATTATGGCGGCCAAATGCGCTTGGTTATTTGGCGCGGGCCGCGTGATGATCATTGACAAATTAGAGTACCGCCTTGAGTTTGCCAAAAACTACTCTCAGTGTGAGGCCTACAACTATGAATCCTTAGGCGATCCGGTGGTATTCATAAAGAAAGCTACGGATTGGATGGGCGCTGATGTGGTGATTGACGCCGTTGGGGCTGAGGCCACTGGTAATGCCCTGCAAACCATTACCGGTAGAAAGCTTCTCTTGCAGGCGGGCTCTGCCACTGCCTTGCATTGGGCCATCAACTCGGTTAAAAAAGGTGGTATCGTTTCTATTGTGGGTGTTTATGGTCCTACGGATAACCTAGTGCCAATTGGCAACGTGCTGAACAAGGGCTTGACCATTAGAGCCAATCAGGCTTCTGTGAAACGACTGTTGCCCAAATTGATTGAGCACGTGCAGGCCGGTAGGTTAAACCCTAAAGGTTTGATCACGCACCGCATTCCGTTAGAAGAAGTGTCTGAGGCGTACCGAATGTTCTCTCAGAAACTGGATGGTTGCATAAAACCAATCCTTATTCCACCAAGAGCTAATGTCTAAAGCATAACATATTATGGAAAATACAACTAGAGATTATTCTCACATCAATGGCTGGGGCATTGACGCAGACCCAAAGAATGACCCCACGTACCCCATGAAAAAGCGCACCAATGAGGAGCACCGCGGGTATAGCTGGAAACGACCAACGCAACAAGCCGAAACGGTGGAGATTCTGCAATCCATTGAGCGACCTAACCTCACGGCGGTTTTTGGAACGTCTACTCCACCCTCTGGATTGAGCGGTATGATTAGACGCATGGCCTTTAAATACAGCGAGAACGTGTACCCGCATTGGTTACCCTTGTTGCTGGCAGACCGCGTGAACGTGGTGGAAGGCTTCATTGAAGATTTCAAGAACGGAAAAGTGCCTAACATCTTCGCAGAGAAGGGCATGAAAGCCGATTTACAACACGACCGTGCCGGCCTTATCAAGAAAGCCGTGATAGGCGGTTTATTGATTGGTGGAATTGTGGCTTTTATGGCTGGCAAAAACAGCAGCAAATCCCGCAAATTAGATTACTAGATTTAGTCTACATTCATAAAAACGCCTGATGGGTACTATCCAGTCAGGCGTTTTTTTATGATATTCTCTCTAAAGTCTGGTTCTTAAAGCCTTACCTAAATAGAAAATAGAACATTGCCGTCAAAATGATGGAAAAGGTGATATTCAAAACCAGTCCTGCTTTCATCATGTCCTGCTGCGGCACATATCCTGAGGAAAAAACCAAGGCATTGGGGGGCGTGCCCACGGGCATCATAAAACCATACGTTGCGGCAATGGTAGCTGGAAGCACCAACAACATCGGGTTGATCTGCATCTGAGTGGCCATGGTGTACAAAATTGGCAGAATTAGCGCCGCACTGGCCGTATTGCTCATAAACTCAGTTAGCAGAATGCTAAACAGCACAATAATCCAAAGAAACACGATGAGCGGAATGAAATCGATCAATTCTGACACTTGCCCTACCATTAACGCACCCAATCCACTTTTATCAATCAACATACCCAAGGTAAGCCCGCCCCCGAAAAGCAAAAGCACTTCCCATTGAATGCTGTTAAGGATTTCCTCCCACGTTAAAGTGCCGGTCACAAACACCAGGAAAACAGCGATGACTGCCACCAAAGAGCTAAAGTTGTCTGCAATGTGGAAGATAGGTGCCAAATTAGCCTCAAGCAACCAAAGCAGGACTACAGCGCTAAAAATGGCACTCAAAACATAAAGAGGTTTACTACTTACTGGAAGTTCCTTCATATCAATCATCCGCAAGGTCCTGTCTGGCTTAAAATACAAGGTCAGCACTATGACCATTAACGGAAAGGTGCACAGAAAGACAGGAACGCCATACATAAGCCATTCAGAGAAGGAAATCTTGAGCAAAGCCCCTCCAATGGCATTGGGCGGGCTCCCGATCAAGGTAGTAATGCCTCCAATATTTGCGGAGTAGGCAATGCCCAACATCAAGAACTTTGACTCTGGTGACACTTTCTGCTTTTCTACCAATACCAGCATGCCCAAGCCTAAAGGAAGCATTATGGCGGCACAAGATGTATTGCTCACCCACCAGGAAACCAAGGCCGTTGCCAGCATTAAGAGTACAGATGACCTATAAAAATTTCCTTTGGCCAGTTTGGTAAGTTTTTGGGCCAGCAATTTGTCTAAAGCGTGCCTGGACAAAGCCCCCGCCAAGACAAAACCTCCCATAAACAAGAAAATCACCGGGTTGGCAAATTCCTTGAATGCCTCTTTAGGAGAACATAGCTGCAATAATACCGCTATCACCGGCACCAACAGAGCAGTTAGGGAGAGCGGAATAGCCTCCGTAATCCATAACAAGGCTACAAATACCAACAGTGCTAAGGCTTTTTGCGCATCGGGCTGCTCCAGTACCGGAAAATATAGGATCGCGCAGAATAATAGCAAGGCAATGAAAAACGCTGGAAAGTGAATCTTCTTCTCCATTGCGATTGCTATAACTTAGTGGACAGGCTTAGCTTAAATAGAAAGGTTTAAACTATTAATCCTTTACATGTATGACCCGATGAATCATTTAACTTTTACGGCATAGTAAAAAAACGGCTGCCAGTTCATAAAACTGGCAGCCGCTATTGATTTATATAGGTGGTAAAAAAGCATACATCTTTCTAATATGGTAGGTATATGCCTTTCATAACTACATGGATGGATTGGTTATTAAATTACTTCACCCTTTTCATTCATTTTCACTTTCATGCGCTTGTCTCCTTTTTCAAGTAAAAGCTTATAAGTCTTAGTAGTACCTTTCCGATCATGGAAATTTACTAAGTACACGTCCTCTGCTATGCGCCAACCGGGATATTTCTGCAACGCAGACTGTCCAACTGCTTTTGGCAAGACGGTGTTTTTAAACTTTTCGGCAGTGCGCAATAGCTTACCTTCACTGTCATAGGCCGCTAATATTTTGCCCTCAGGCAGCTCAAATGTGACTAGATAGGTGTTGTATTCGTCTTCAAAGTATTTAGGATCTTTCACATCAAAGACGGCAGCCTCTTGCTGTAAACGTCTTACTGGTTCAGCTACTTCTTTATTATCTACAGAACTTAGGTACTTATAATTAACTGCACCTACTTTTACTTCAGGGAAGACAATTTGTCCATAACTGAATGACGGAAAACCGAAGATAATGGCGGCAAGGGTGGCAATCACAACTAAAATTTTAGACCGTTTCATGGCTTTAAATTTTAAATTACATAGGATATAGGTAGGATGTCATTCATAAACTGAACATTAAAATTCAGCAAGAGCAAGCGTTCTGTCAGGGATACAGATACAATTGCCAATTCAATCAAAGCTTCTGTTTTGAACAGCTATTGGGGCCAAGCAAGACAACCCAATTACTGCCAGTTTAGAAAAATTGACGAATGTTAGACCAATTACCGCATCAACCCAATTAGGGCAAGGGAATTGAAAGATTGGATGGAACCTACGCGCTAAGAACAAGCGGTAGAACAATGTTAAGAAAAGGAAATGCTCCTTTTTTGAAACTCACAAGGAAACTACTTTCAGCCTTCATGCACTTAAAGCAATTTTCCCTGTCACTGGCATTCTTTTCACTCCAGATCTTACATCAAAGACATAAAATCCCTTTCAAAGCTGAAACCACTAAAGCTATTTATCTCTAGAAGTACCTAGCGGTCTCATTTCTTTCTTATACGTATTTTACGCATAATTGATAGTACTTTTTACTAAATTTTCTATAACACTTGTGTACTAGGGGTTCTAGGAGCATCCTATTATAAGCTTATCTAACATCATATGAATATGATCACCGCAACAAACAATAATGAGTCATTTATAAAGGAGCATCTTGATTAGTTTTGGACTTTATTAATCATCGTTTTTGAGCTGTTTTCTGTAAAACAGGCCAAAAACGACAAGCGCCACTCCCTTATGCAGGAAGTGGCACTTGTGTTTTTAAATATCATGTTCTTAGAAAGGAGGCGCGTCATCAAAGCCTGACGGTGGGAAGCCGCCGCCGTTGTCATTCACTTTACTGCCTAAGCGTATGGTGTTAGGCCCGCCGGCCGGGCTAGGACCGTCAAAGTCTGAGGTTGGGAAGCCGTGCCCGCTGTCAAAACCAGCACCACCGCCAAAGCCGTCCTCCAGATTACCGAACTTTGTGTACTTGCCTATGAATTTGAGGGCTACGCTACCCACCTCACCATTCCGGTGCTTGGCAATGATTACTTCGCCTACACCCTGGGTTGGGTTGCCCATCTCGTCTTCAGTGATGCCGTAATACTCAGGGCGGTATAAGAACAATACCATGTCCGCATCCTGCTCAATGGAACCAGATTCACGTAAATCTGAAAGCATGGGTTTCTTATCACCACCACGCGTCTCCACGGCACGGCTCAACTGCGAAAGAGCAATCACCGGCACGCTCAATTCCTTGGCCAATTGCTTGAGAGCTCGTGAGATAGAGGCAATCTCCTGTTCACGGTTTCCGCCGCCTTTGCCTTCGGTGTTGCCGCTCATCAACTGTAAGTAGTCAATGATGATCATCTGGATGTCATGCTGGGCTTTCAAGCGGCGGCACTTGGTCCGGAGCTCCCTGATGGAAAGGCCAGGCGTGTCATCAATAAAGATAGGTGCCTGGCTCAGCTTGGTGATTTTATGGTTCAGCTGGGTCCACTCGTAGTCTGCCAGGTTTCCTTTTTTGATCTTCTCGCCTTCCAGCTCGGCCTCGGCAGAAATCAAACGATTCACCAGCTGAATGGAGGACATCTCCAGAGAGAAGATAGCCACACCTTTACCAAAGTCCACAGCAGCGTTGCGCATGGCACTTACCACGAACGCCGTCTTACCCATGGCAGGACGTGCTGCCAAAATCACCAAGTCGGACTGCTGCCAGCCTGAGGTCACTCTATCCAGTGCATTGAAACCACTTGGTACGCCCGTCAACCCTTCTTTTTGGCTTTTCTTGGCCTCCAGTTCCTTGATAGCTTTGTGCATCAAGGACTGCATGTCGTCAAAGTTCTTTCTAATGTTGCTCTCAGACACCTCAAACAACTTTGCCTCAGTGCTGTCTAACAGGTCAAACACGTCGGTGGTGTCTTCATAGGCGCGGCCCAGGACTTCAGAAGAAATGCTGATGAGGTCGCGCTTGATGGCCGCCTCTGTGATGATTCGGGCGTGAAACTCTATGTTGGCCGCCGAGTTGACGCGCGTGGTGAGTTGCGTCACGTAAAAGGCACCGCCTACAAACTCCAGTTCGCCCTGCTCGCGCAGCTCCTGGGTAACTGTTAGGATATCAATGGGTTCTGATTTGTCAAAGAGGCTCAGAATGGCCTTAAAAATGCGCTGGTGCGCGTCTTTGTAAAAGCTTTGGGGCTTTAAAAGGTCAATAACCGCCGTCAGGGCGTCTTTTTCCAGCATGAGCGCACCCAACACCGCTTCCTCCAGCTCAAGAGCCTGGGGCGGAAGCTTTCCTAAACCCGGCGACATGGTTTGCTTGGGGGTCCAAGGTGCCTTGCCTCTGGTCGCTTTCGTTTTCATCTCCTCCATACTAGCAAATGTAAGGAAACAACGCACTCAGGTAATCCACAAAAACGGCCACTTATTCACAATTTCTATAGTAGCAAGAAGAAGTAATTCTATTTCAGAAGATTGTCGTTTTTGGCCTGTTTCTGAGAAATCAGGTCAAAAACGACAATCTTAGTTCCTTTTCCTGATGTCATATTACTTATTACCGTTCATTGCTCACTGTCCTGCTATTCCCAAATTTGTGCCTGCATATCCAAAAATCCGTAAGGTGGCAAGGGGTGGCACGTGTACAGAAATTAGTACATTTGCTCTCTTTGAATTTGGACGGCATGAGTACAACAGCATACAAGCACATTCACATGATAGCCATTGGCGGTAGCATTATGCACAACCTGGCGCTGGCATTGCACCGGAAGGGCCTGAAGGTCACCGGTTCTGATGATGAGATTTTTGAACCTGCCAAAGGCCGCTTGGCCGCCGACGGACTCCTGCCCGAGGCCGAGGGCTGGTTCCCAGAAAAGCTGCATGACAAACCAGATGCTGTGATTGTGGGCATGCACGCCCGTCCAGATAACCCCGAGCTGCTGTACGCCCAGGAGCATAACATTCCCATCTTCTCGTTCCCGGAGTTTATCTATGAGCAGTCCAGGAACAAACAACGCATTGTCATAGCGGGCAGCCACGGCAAAACGTCCATCACGTCCATCATTTTGCACGTGCTCAAGTACCACAACCGCTTGTTTGACTACGCGGTAGGCGCCCAGCTGGAAGGCTTTGACCTGATGGTGAAACTCACCGAAGAAGCACCCATCATTATCATTGAAGGCGATGAGTACCTCTCCTCTCCTTTTCAACGCGTACCCAAAATTCATAAATACCACCACCACATTGGCGTGATTTCTGGCATCAGCTGGGACCACATCAACGTGTTCCCCACCGAGGAGAACTACCGCGAGCAGTTCAAGATATTCGTGGACATGACGCCCAAGGCTGGTACGCTCATCTACAACCAGGATGACGAGCAGGTGCAGGAAGTGTGTGTACCCAACAATTCTGATGTGAATTATATTGGCTACACCATTCATGAGCACAAAATCAAGAAGAGCGGCAAAACCATCCTGAAGACCAAGAAGGACGACGTAGAAATTCAGCTGTTCGGGGAGCACAACCTACGCAACATCTCGGCGGCCAAGGAAGTCTGCAAGCAGATAGGCATCAAAGGACAAGCCTTCTATGAGGCATTGGCCACGTTCAAAGGCGCAGCCAGAAGACTAGAGAAGATTGGGGAGAACGAGCACACGCTGGTGTATAAGGACTTCGCGCACGCACCTTCTAAACTGAAAGCCACTTCTGAGGCCCTAAAGAAGCAATACCCAGAACGCCAATTGATTGCCTGCCTGGAACTACACACCTTCAGTAGTTTGAACAAGGATTTTCTACCGCAGTACAACGGCACTTTCCTGTCGCCGGACGTGAAGATTGTGTACTTCAACCCGAAGACGCTGGAGCACAAGCGCATGCCGGCTTTGGACCCCGCAGACTTGAAGAAAGCGTTTGGCGACGAGGGAATTGAAGTCTACACTGACAGCCAGGAACTGAAGGACTTCTTACTGAGCAACAACTGGAAGGACAAAAACCTGTTGATGATGACGTCAGGCAACTTCGGGAACCTGGACCTGCAGCAACTGGCAGACACCATCACAACTTCCTAAGTTAGGACCATAAACATTTCTCAGGCTCACTACTACGTGGGCCAGAGAATATTCAAAAATATCTATCCAAGAAGACGCAAATTCCAGGGAATCTGTGTAACATCAGCGTTCAAACCAGTGCCTATGAAATTACACCTACGCAAGCCCATTGTCTTCTTTGACCTTGAAACCACCGGCGTTGACATCTGCAAGGACCGCATCGTGGAGATAAGCATGTTAAAGGTTTTGCCGTCTGGCGAGGAGATTCTCCAAACCAAGCGGGTGAACCCTACCATCCCTATTCCTATTGAGTCTAGCATGATCCACAAGATCTACGACGATGACGTGGCTCATTGCCAA contains the following coding sequences:
- a CDS encoding nicotinate-nucleotide adenylyltransferase gives rise to the protein MKRSKILVVIATLAAIIFGFPSFSYGQIVFPEVKVGAVNYKYLSSVDNKEVAEPVRRLQQEAAVFDVKDPKYFEDEYNTYLVTFELPEGKILAAYDSEGKLLRTAEKFKNTVLPKAVGQSALQKYPGWRIAEDVYLVNFHDRKGTTKTYKLLLEKGDKRMKVKMNEKGEVI
- a CDS encoding type 1 glutamine amidotransferase domain-containing protein; the encoded protein is MKIAMVLTSHSELGNTGEKTGFWIEEFAAPYYVFKEAGADITLASPKGGQPPIDPKSDAPENQTEATKRFKQDKELQQLLVNTSKLSDVQADQFDAVFYPGGHGPLWDLHSDKASLNLIETLWNSNKPVAAVCHAPAVLLNAKDASGQALVKDKNVTGFTNTEEEAVGLTQVVPYLLEDELKNKGGKYSKKEDWAVHVVKDGLLITGQNPASSEEAARQLISLLKENKQA
- the murC gene encoding UDP-N-acetylmuramate--L-alanine ligase; this translates as MSTTAYKHIHMIAIGGSIMHNLALALHRKGLKVTGSDDEIFEPAKGRLAADGLLPEAEGWFPEKLHDKPDAVIVGMHARPDNPELLYAQEHNIPIFSFPEFIYEQSRNKQRIVIAGSHGKTSITSIILHVLKYHNRLFDYAVGAQLEGFDLMVKLTEEAPIIIIEGDEYLSSPFQRVPKIHKYHHHIGVISGISWDHINVFPTEENYREQFKIFVDMTPKAGTLIYNQDDEQVQEVCVPNNSDVNYIGYTIHEHKIKKSGKTILKTKKDDVEIQLFGEHNLRNISAAKEVCKQIGIKGQAFYEALATFKGAARRLEKIGENEHTLVYKDFAHAPSKLKATSEALKKQYPERQLIACLELHTFSSLNKDFLPQYNGTFLSPDVKIVYFNPKTLEHKRMPALDPADLKKAFGDEGIEVYTDSQELKDFLLSNNWKDKNLLMMTSGNFGNLDLQQLADTITTS
- the dnaB gene encoding replicative DNA helicase, which encodes MEEMKTKATRGKAPWTPKQTMSPGLGKLPPQALELEEAVLGALMLEKDALTAVIDLLKPQSFYKDAHQRIFKAILSLFDKSEPIDILTVTQELREQGELEFVGGAFYVTQLTTRVNSAANIEFHARIITEAAIKRDLISISSEVLGRAYEDTTDVFDLLDSTEAKLFEVSESNIRKNFDDMQSLMHKAIKELEAKKSQKEGLTGVPSGFNALDRVTSGWQQSDLVILAARPAMGKTAFVVSAMRNAAVDFGKGVAIFSLEMSSIQLVNRLISAEAELEGEKIKKGNLADYEWTQLNHKITKLSQAPIFIDDTPGLSIRELRTKCRRLKAQHDIQMIIIDYLQLMSGNTEGKGGGNREQEIASISRALKQLAKELSVPVIALSQLSRAVETRGGDKKPMLSDLRESGSIEQDADMVLFLYRPEYYGITEDEMGNPTQGVGEVIIAKHRNGEVGSVALKFIGKYTKFGNLEDGFGGGAGFDSGHGFPTSDFDGPSPAGGPNTIRLGSKVNDNGGGFPPSGFDDAPPF
- a CDS encoding DsbA family protein, with protein sequence MKVEIWSDVVCPFCYIGKRKFEKALEQFGPKDKVEVVWRSFQLDPEMKHVPGMSVHEYLGKRKGGTTADGKRMNDQMAEMAKEVGLTYDFDNAVINNTLLAHQLLHLAKTHQKQDQMKERLFAAYYTQGQNIGDIDTLVRLGEEIGLDGPEIKEALTKQTYLQEVQEDFIRAQQVGVRGVPFYVFNNKYAVSGAQPTELFKEVLDKVWEEEKPPTVLGEVTGGTCTPDGVCD
- a CDS encoding DASS family sodium-coupled anion symporter, producing the protein MEKKIHFPAFFIALLLFCAILYFPVLEQPDAQKALALLVFVALLWITEAIPLSLTALLVPVIAVLLQLCSPKEAFKEFANPVIFLFMGGFVLAGALSRHALDKLLAQKLTKLAKGNFYRSSVLLMLATALVSWWVSNTSCAAIMLPLGLGMLVLVEKQKVSPESKFLMLGIAYSANIGGITTLIGSPPNAIGGALLKISFSEWLMYGVPVFLCTFPLMVIVLTLYFKPDRTLRMIDMKELPVSSKPLYVLSAIFSAVVLLWLLEANLAPIFHIADNFSSLVAVIAVFLVFVTGTLTWEEILNSIQWEVLLLFGGGLTLGMLIDKSGLGALMVGQVSELIDFIPLIVFLWIIVLFSILLTEFMSNTASAALILPILYTMATQMQINPMLLVLPATIAATYGFMMPVGTPPNALVFSSGYVPQQDMMKAGLVLNITFSIILTAMFYFLFR
- a CDS encoding zinc-dependent alcohol dehydrogenase, whose product is MLAMNYRGPLRVRIDEKPMPEILHPQDAIVRVTRSCICGSDLHLYTGNVPDTRVGMTFGHEFTGIIEEVGPEVTKVKVGDHVLVPFNISCGECAFCKQELYGNCHESNSMATAVGAIFGYSHTAGGYDGGQAEYVRVPYANVGPTIIPEGMDPDDAVLLTDVVPTGYQAAEMAGIQKGDTVVVFGAGPIGIMAAKCAWLFGAGRVMIIDKLEYRLEFAKNYSQCEAYNYESLGDPVVFIKKATDWMGADVVIDAVGAEATGNALQTITGRKLLLQAGSATALHWAINSVKKGGIVSIVGVYGPTDNLVPIGNVLNKGLTIRANQASVKRLLPKLIEHVQAGRLNPKGLITHRIPLEEVSEAYRMFSQKLDGCIKPILIPPRANV